The Ignavibacteriota bacterium DNA segment GTATGTAGCACCACCAACACGACGCGCCTTAATTTCTAACAACGGCCTTAAATTATTCATGGCTTTTTTGAACACATCCAAGCCAGCCGTCTTACTACGCTCTTCAATAATACTGATTGCATCATACACAATTTTTCGAGCTTGATGCTTTTTCCCGCTCTGCAAAACTGCATTGATAAATTTTGAAACCAGAACGTCATTAAATTTCGGGTCCGGTTGTGCTATTCGTTTTTCTGCGCTTTTTCTTCTCATAACTTACTTCGGTTTCTTTGCACCGTATTTCGATCTTCCTTGCTTTCTGTCAGTCACACCAGCAGTATCTAACGTACCGCGAATGATGTGATAACGAACGCCGGGAAGGTCCTTAACTCTTCCACCACGAATCATTACGATTGAGTGTTCCTGAAGATTGTGCCCCTCGCCAGGAATATACGCGGTAACTTCAATACCGTTTGTAAGTCGAACACGCGCTACTTTACGTAATGCTGAATTTGGTTTTTTGGGAGTAGTTGTGTACACCCTTGTACATACACCGCGTTTTTGAGGCGAACTTTGAAGCGCTGGAGATTTACTCTTCCAAGCGACTTCTTCCCTTTGAAAGCGGATTAATTGATTGATTGTTGGCACTAAAAAGTCTCCAGTTTATGTGAAAAAGCCGAACAATATATGAAAATATTTCTAATTGTCAAAACGAGATTTCTGGTTTATTTTTGATTATTCTATTATTACACGCTCTAACTTTGGATCACTACTATATTCGTCATCCGTTCCAAGGTCCAACAAATCCGATGCTGAAATCGGTGGATTTTCGGCATTAGGAACCACAATGAGATTTTTAAATTTCTTTAAACCAGTTCCCGCCGGGATTAAATGTCCCATGATTACATTTTCTTTCAAACCCAACAATAAATCAATTTTTCCTTCAATTGCTGCATCTGTAAGTACTTTTGTTGTTTCCTGGAACGAAGCCGCCGAAACAAAACTATCAGTTGAAAGAGCGGCAGAGGTAATACCTAACAGAACCGGCTCTGTTGTTGTTGGTTCTGCTTCGCGGATTTCAACTACGCGCTTACTCTTTTTCTTCAATTCCATATTAATTTCACGGATTTTTTTCTTGTTGATAGCCTGACCATTCTTCAATTTTGAATCGCCCTTACTTTCAACAACAACCAAATCTTTAAGTTGGTTGTTTTCAATATTAACCTGATGGACATCAACATAATCATCTTCGAGAAAATGAGTATCGCCCGGATCTAAAATATGCACTTTCTGCATCATCTGCCGCACAATAACTTCTATGTGCTTATCATTAATCTTCACACCTTGCATACGATACACTTCTTGAATTTCGTTTACAAGATATTCCTGTACGGCACTTACACCTTTGATTCTCAGAATGTCATGGGGGTCAATGGAACCATCCGAGAGCCGTTCACCGGAACGAACAACGTCATGTTCCTGTACGAGAACGTGTTTTCCCATAGGAACAAGATAATGGCGTTCATCTTTTCCATCCACACTTGTTACAATGATTTCACGAGCTCCACGCTTTTGAACTCCAAATTTTATTGTTCCATCAATTTCAGATACAACAGCAGGATCTGCTGGACTTCGTGCCTCAAACAATTCTGTTACCCGAGGCAGACCACCGGTAATATCTCTCGTTTTTCCTGAATCTCTGGGAATTTTAACAATAATCGTTCCTGCTTTAATTGCTTCTCCATCGTTGACAACGATGTGTGAACGTGTAGGAATAATATAACTTCCAATCTTTTGTCCATCTTCGGCGTTGATAACAATCGTTGGCGTTAACGTCCTGTCACGAGTATCAATAACGACTTTTTGAATGTGACCGGTCTGTTCATCAGGTTCTTCTCTGTAGGTAACGTTATCCTTCAAATCCTGATATTTAATGACTCCTGCATGCTCAGTAATAATTACAGCATTGTATGGGTCCCATTCATAAATCAATTCTCCCTTTTTGATATTTGCGCCATCAACTGCAATCATTGTTGAACCATATGGCACATCATATTTTGTAAGGATTCTATTATCAGAATCTAAGATATTGATGATTCCGCTTCGACCGATGACGATATATTTACCCTCACCATCCTCTTGTCTGAGAGCCTTTATTCCCTCGTATTTCACTTTTCCATCAAACTTCGACACAATCTGAGATTGTGCCGCAATCAAACTTGCGGTACCGCCGGTATGAAATGTTCGAAGTGTGAGCTGGGTTCCGGGCTCACCAATTGATTGAGCGGCGATAATTCCTACGGCTGTCCCCATCTCAACAAGAGAAGCATTTGTTAAATCTCTACCATAACATTTCGCACAAACGCCGCGTGGAGCTTCACAGGTTAATACCGAGCGAATTTCAACTGACTCAATTGAAGTTTCTGAAATTGCTGTAGAATTTTCTTCGTCAATTTCTTCTCCGGCTTTCACTAAGACATTTCCCGTTATCGGGTCAATAACATCGTGAACTGATACTCTTCCAAGAATACGTTCAGCCAGTGGTTCCTTCACATCTTCGCCTTCCTTCAACGCACTTGTAATAACACCGCGGATAGTGCCGCAATCATTCATTGCAATGATGCAATCCTGTGAAACATCCACAAGACGACGTGTTAAATACCCTGCATCGGCAGTTTTCAGCGCTGTATCGGCGAGACCTTTACGCGCGCCGTGTGTTGAAATAAAGTACTCAAGAATTGATAATCCTTCACGGAAATTTGCAATGATTGGATTTTCAATCAATTCACCGGTTGCGCCGGACATACTTTTCTGAGGCTTAGCCATCAACCCGCGCATACCTGCTAACTGACGCACTTGTTCTTTGGAACCACGAGCGCCTGAATCAACCATCATGTACAATGCATTGAATCCATTTCTGTCGTGCTGAATATTATCGAACAAACGCTCTGCAACCCTGTTGGTTGCTCTGGTCCAAATATCAATTACTTTATTATAGCGCTCTCCGTTCGTTATGAATCCGCGCATGTACTGATTTTCAACTTTGTTAACATCAGCGTTTGCTTTCGAGACGACCTCTTCCTTTTCCTTCGGAATTACAACATCGGATACACTTACGGATAATCCACCCTTTGTCGCATACGTAAATCCAATTTCTTTGATGTCATCAAGAAATGCCGCAGTACGATAATTCCCGCATTTTCTGAATACTTCATGCACGAGTGTTATCACTCGCTTCTTATTCAACAGTTCATTAATAAATCCGAGTTCAAGCGGAACAATTCTGTTAAAAATAATTCTGCCGGTTGTAGTTTCAACCATTTTCCCTTCGATACGAACTTTGATTCGCGCGTGTAAACCGACTTTACCATTGTTATATGCAATATTCACTTCGGCTGGGGAAGAGAATGTTTTTCCTTCACCAATATCGCCCGGTTTGGATTTTGTCAAATAGTAACAACCCAATACCTGATCTTGTGTCGGATGGACAATCGGTGAACCGTTTGATGGTGAAAGAATATTGTGACTCGACAGCATTAACACACGCGCTTCAAGTTGCGCATCGTATGAGAGCGGAACGTGAACCGCCATCTGGTCGCCATCGAAGTCTGCATTAAATGCAGTACAGACCATCGGGTGAATACGAATAGCGCGACCTTCAACCAACACAGGCTGAAACGCCTGTATACCGAGACGGTGAAGTGTAGGGGCGCGGTTAAGAATCACCGGGTGTCCATCAATAATTCTTTCAAGGATTTCATAGACATCCTGTGTTTTCTTTTCAACAAGTTTTTTCGCGCTCTTTACAGTCTTCACAAGTCCGCGTTCGATTAATTTCCGAATGATAAACGGCTTGAATAATTCGACTGCCATTTCTTTCGGGAGTCCGCATTCGTGCAACTTTAATTCGGGACCGACAACGATAACCGAACGGCCGGAATAGTCAACTCTCTTTCCGAGCAAGTTCTGGCGGAACCGTCCTTGTTTTCCCTTCAACATATCGGATAAGGATTTTAATGTATGATTGTTGTCGGAACGGACGGCATTGATGCGACGAGAATTATCAAACAACGCATCGACAGATTCCTGTAACATGCGCTTTTCGTTTCGGAGAATAACTTCCGGCGCTTTAATTTCAATCAATCGTCGGAGACGGTTATTTCGAATGATAACTCGCCTGTACAAATCATTTAAATCGGATGTAGCAAAACGTCCACCTTCGAGCGGAACGAGCGGTCGCAATTCCGGCGGAATTACCGGAATTACATCCAACACCATCCATTCAGGTTTATTCGGATGCATTTCATCCTGATTACGAAATGCTTCGATAACGCGAAGTCGTTTGAGTGTTTCCATTTTTTTCTGTTGCGAAGTCTCCTCTTTGAGACTTTCTCTCAACTCAACACTCAACACATCCGGGTCAATTCGCCTTAATAGTTCTTTAATTGCTTCGCCGCCGATACGCGCGATGAATTTCTTCGGGTCATCGTTTTCTAATTCCTGATTTTTTTCCGGCAGTGAATCAATCACCTGGTAATACTGGTCTTCCGAAAGCAGGTTCATTTTTTGTAACCCGCTCACTCCCGGTTGAATGACGACATAGGATTCATAGTAAATAATTTTTTCTAAATCCTTATTCGTAATTCCGAGCATTGCGGCAATCTTGGATGGCAACGAGCGGAAATACCAGATATGAACAATCGGCACAGCCAGTCCGATATGTCCCATACGTTCACGGCGTACGTTCTTCTGCGTTACTTCGACACCGCAACGGTCACAGACGATGCCTTTGTAGCGGATGCGTTTATATTTTCCGCAATGACATTCCCAATCGCGCACCGGACCGAAAATTTTCTCACAGAACAATCCATCCTTTTCAGGACGAAATGAACGGTAGTTAATCGTTTCCGGTTTTGTAACTTCTCCGTGAGAACGCGACAAGATAAGGTCAGATGACGCAAGCGAAATCTTGATCTTAGTAAAATTCTTTTTCACAATCGGTTCGTTCTGAATAAACGACATATCAGTTCTCCAAGTTTAAGCTAATAGTTTTTATTAATCGGGAATTCAACTTATTCTACTTTTACATCCAATCCCAAGCCCATCAATTCACGCACAAGTACGTTGAATGATTCAGGAACATTCGGCTCAGGGAGATTTTCACCTTTGACAATACACTCGTATAACTTCGCACGACCGGTGACGTCGTCGCTCTTCACAGTTAAAATTTCTTGCAGAACGTTCGCCGCGCCGTACGCTTCGAGCGCCCACACTTCCATTTCTCCAAACCGCTGGCCGCCAAATTGGGCTTTTCCACCAAGAGGCTGTTGTGTAATTAACGAGTATGGTCCGATTGAGCGTGCATGGATTTTATCATCAACAAGGTGAGAAAGTTTCATCATATAAATGCAACCGACCGTTACTTGTTGGTCGAATGATTCGCCGGTTCTTCCATCATAAAGCGTAGTGCGTGAAGTTGTACTGAGACCCGCTTTGGTAAGTTCCGCTTGAACGTCTTCCATCGAAGCGCCATCAAAAATAGGTGAAGCGTAACGTATATTTAACTTCAATCCTGCCATACCTAAGGCAGTTTCAAATAACTGACCTAAGTTCATACGTGAAGGTACACCTAACGGATTAAGGACGATATCAACCGGGGTTCCATCAGCGAGGAATGGCATATCTTCCTGAGGAACAATTTTAGAAACTACGCCTTTGTTCCCGTGTCGCCCAGCCATTTTGTCACCGACTGAAACTTTTCGTTTCTTCGCGACATACACTTTTGCCATTTGAACAATGCCGGAAGGTAATTCATCTCCAAGCATGATTTTCGTTTTTTCATGCTTGTAATAATCGCCCAGTTCGGTTACACGTCTCGAGTAATTATGATACAACTTATGAACTAAACTTGATTTGTGTTTATCTTCAAACCAATCACTTTCAAAGTCGAGTTTATCAAGTTCTTCGATTGCTTCAAACGTATCTTTCTTTAATTGTACTCCTGCGCGGAACACTATGTCACCCGATGCATCTCGAATACCACTCGTTTTTTCTCCTTCAAGTAACAACCCGAGTTTTCGTGCAAACAATGCATGAACTTCTTTCAGGTCTTTCTTCAACATTCTATCAAGATGTTCAACTTGACGCTTCTCTTCTTTTTTCGTATCAGAATCTTTTTTCTTTCGGCTGAAGAGTTTTGTTCCGATGACAACGCCCTTCATCCCGGGCGGCGCTTTCAACGAAGCATCTTTCACATCGCCTGCTTTTTCACCGAAGATTGCTTTGAGCAATTTCTCTTCAGGCGATGATTCGGTTTCTCCCTTCGGAGTGATTTTTCCAATGAGAATGTCGCCTTCTTTTACTTCAGCACCGACACGGACAACACCATTTTCATCTAAGTCTTTTACTGCTTCTTCGCTTACGTTCGGGATTTCCGCAGTGAGTTCTTCTTCACCGCGCTTTGTATCTCGAACCTGCAATTCAAATTCTTCGATGTGAATGGAAGTAAAAATATCTTCCGATACAACTTTTTCGTTGAGGATGATAGCGTCTTCAAAGTTGTACCCGCGCCATGGCATGAATGCAACAACAACATTACGTCCGAGAGCAAGTTCACCATCTTCCGTCGCACAACCATCGGCAAGAACATCCCCCTTCTTTACTTTTTGTCCAGGTCGAACAACTGCCTTTTGATTGATCGTCGTATCTTGATTCGTTCTAAAAAATTTAATAAGACGATACTCGACATGTTGCTTATCTTCAAACGATAAAATATTTTCTACGCTTGATTCATCAACATTGTAATTCATGATAATACGGTTAGCATCAATAAATTCCACAACGCCATCTTTTTCTGCATAGATAATCGTTCGTGCATCCGATGCAACTTTCTTTTCCAATCCTGTTCCGACAATCGGAGTTTGTGGACGAATAAGCGGCACTGCTTGCCGTTGCATGTTTGAGCCCATCAATGCGCGGTTCGCATCATCATGTTCAAGAAACGGAATTAACGCCGCCGCCGCACTCACAATTTGATTCGGTGCAACATCAATGTACTGGATCTCTTCAGGCTTTTTAATTAAATAATCGCTTTGGAAACGCGCGCTCAGTCTGTCATTGAGAAAATGACCGTGTTCATCAACAATTCTTCCTGCCTGAACAATGGAATGTTGGTCTTCTTTTTCCGCCGTCATAAATTCGATTTCGTCAGTCACTTTTTTATTTTTGACTTTTCGATAGGGCGTTTCAATAAATCCAAATTCATTCACGCGGGCATGAATACAGAGCGATGAAATCAACCCGATATTCGGACCTTCAGGAGTTTCAATCGGGCAGAGTCGTCCGTAGTGTGTATAGTGAACGTCGCGAACTTCAAAGCCGGCGCGCTCACGGGTCAACCCGCCAGGTCCGAGGGCGGACATACGGCGTTTGTGTGTAATTTCCGCAAGAGGATTTGTCTGGTCCATGAATTGCGATAACTGGTTCGTACCAAAGAACGCGTTGATTACGCTGGTAATCGTTCGTGCGTTCACCAAATCCTGTGGCGTTATTTTTTCCTGGTCACGAACACTCAATCGTTCACGAATCGTACGGGACATTCTCACCAAACCAATATTGAATTGTTGAGAAATTTGTTCTCCCACAGTTCGGACGCGACGATTTCCAAGATGGTCAATATCATCTACCGATTTCTTGCCTTGCTGTAAAGCAAGCAAATAATTGATAATCGAAATAATATCTGCTTTAGTTAACGTCGTCGTGGTAACAGGAATATCCAACTGTAATTTCGCATTCATCCTGTAACGACCAACATCGCCGAGGTCATACCGCTTTTCATTGAAGAATAATCTATCAAGTAAATTCTTCGCGGTGTCAAGGTCAGGCGCATCACCGGAGCGCAACTGTTGATAAATTGCATTCAACGCCTCTTCATCCGTACGCGCAGTATCTTTCTGGATTGTGTTAGCAATGACGGAATTTTCTCCCGTTCCCTCATGCTTGAAAAATTTTAATTTTTTGATGTTTGATTTTTTTGCCCGCTTTGCAAGGTCGTCATCGAAAATCGTATCCTTCGTAATAATGATTTCGCCGGTCTTTTTATCAACGACATCGCTACTCACGACGCGATTAAAATACTCGCTTAAGTCTGCTTTTTGTGCATCCACTTCTTCAATTAAATTGAAGAGCATTAAAATTTCATCATCAGAAGAATATCCAAGAGCGCGGAGTAACGTTGTCACAGGGAATTTCTTTTTCCGGTCAATATACACGTACATAACATTGCTGATGTCCGTGGCAAACTCGACCCATGAACCGCGCATCGGAATAATTCGGGCTGTGTAGATGGACATTCCATTGGGATGGATTGTTTCATCAAAAAATACTCCGGGTGAACGATGCAACTGACTCACGACAACGCGCTCTGCACCGTTGATAATAAACGTTCCGCGATTTGTCATGGCAGGAAGATTGCCAAGATAAACCACTTCCTCGACAGTCTCAACCCAACTGTTTCCGTCATCGCTTTTTGTTGAAAGACGAAGTTTCGCTTTCAACGGAACGGCGAAAGTTAATCCACGTTCCTGGCATTCGATAACGGTGTATTTCGGTTTTTCAACGTAGTACTCGACATACTCCAAAATGTAATTTTCCCGCGCGTCCATAATAGGAAAATTCATTTTGAAACACTGTTCAAGTCCCTGAATCTTTCGTTTATTTGCGGGGACGGTTGCTTGGAGGAATTGTTCCCACGAATCAAGTTGGACGTTTAACAAATCCGGTGTAATAACTACTTCCGGAATTTTTCCAAACGAGATTCTACGGCTCGCTACGTTTGATTGAGTTTTCACTCTTCATTCTCCTTGGATTATTGCTATGAGATTGTGCGTTGTCTGACAAAAAGTCAAAAAAAAATATGATTTACTTCTTCAAAATTCTTCACTCAATAAGAAAAGCAAACCGATAACCTGCTCAGAGAGAGGTTATCGGCTATACTTTTTTATCGAAAATATGTATTTTCGTATCCTATTGAGCAGAGTTACCGTTCGTTACTTCAGTTCGACTGTTGCGCCGGCTTCTTCAAGTTCTTTTTTGAGCTTTTCTGCTTCGTCCTTATTGATGCTTTCTTTCACCGGTTTTGGTGCACCATCAACGAGGTCTTTTGCTTCTTTCAAGCCGAGTCCGGTAGCGGCACGTACAACTTTAATCACATTGATTTTTTGTGCGCCTGCTTCTTTAAGAACAACGGTAAATTCGGTCTTCTCTTCTGCTGCCGGTGCTGCTGCTGCTGCGCCGGGCATCGCGCCTGCCATCATCATTGGGGCTGCGGCGGTTACTCCGAATTTATCTTCTAACGCTTTCTTTAATTCAGATGCTTCGAGTAATGTAAGCTTCTCAATTTTTTCGACTAATTCTTGAACTATAGGTGACATTTCAATTTTCCTTCTTCTTTAATAGTGAATAAATAACAATAAATTACGCGGCTTTCTTCTTCTCGATTTCGCCGATGACACTCGCCAAATCGCGCATGACTGCAGAGATTGCTCCTGCGAGTCCTGCCATAGGCGATTGGATACCACCGATAATTCCTGCAATGAGTTCATTGCGTGACGGAAGTTTCGAGAGTGCGTCCAACTGACTGCCATCAAATACTTGCTTGTCGAGAACACAGACTTTCGCCTGAAGTTTGCCGTGCTTTTCATTGAATTTTTTAATGACCCTTGCAGGTGCCGTGGGATCTTCATACCCGAAGGCAATACCGGTTGGTCCGACAAGTTTTTCATAAACGTTGTCGTACCCTGTAACTCGTTCGAGCGCTTTCTTGATTAACGTATTTTTGGCAACTCGATAGCCACAACCAGCCTTACGGAATTCGCGACGCAGTTCTGTTACTTGCTCTACGGTGATTCCTGAGAAATCAGTAAAGTATAACCCTTGCGCCTTCGAGATCTCTTGCTCTACTTCTGCAATGATCTGGTCTTTTTCAGATTTTTTCATCTTGACCTTTCATTAACAATTGCCCACTGAGAAGCTCCCCCCGAACATTCGGGAGAACAGCGAGCGTGAATTAATGTATGTGCGTAATAGACACTCTTAA contains these protein-coding regions:
- the rpsG gene encoding 30S ribosomal protein S7, yielding MRRKSAEKRIAQPDPKFNDVLVSKFINAVLQSGKKHQARKIVYDAISIIEERSKTAGLDVFKKAMNNLRPLLEIKARRVGGATYQIPTEVRQDRSIALALRWLLIYARARKDKSMSLKLASEIMAASNNEGNAVKKKEDTHKMAEANKAFAHFKW
- a CDS encoding 30S ribosomal protein S12, giving the protein MPTINQLIRFQREEVAWKSKSPALQSSPQKRGVCTRVYTTTPKKPNSALRKVARVRLTNGIEVTAYIPGEGHNLQEHSIVMIRGGRVKDLPGVRYHIIRGTLDTAGVTDRKQGRSKYGAKKPK
- the rpoC gene encoding DNA-directed RNA polymerase subunit beta', whose translation is MSFIQNEPIVKKNFTKIKISLASSDLILSRSHGEVTKPETINYRSFRPEKDGLFCEKIFGPVRDWECHCGKYKRIRYKGIVCDRCGVEVTQKNVRRERMGHIGLAVPIVHIWYFRSLPSKIAAMLGITNKDLEKIIYYESYVVIQPGVSGLQKMNLLSEDQYYQVIDSLPEKNQELENDDPKKFIARIGGEAIKELLRRIDPDVLSVELRESLKEETSQQKKMETLKRLRVIEAFRNQDEMHPNKPEWMVLDVIPVIPPELRPLVPLEGGRFATSDLNDLYRRVIIRNNRLRRLIEIKAPEVILRNEKRMLQESVDALFDNSRRINAVRSDNNHTLKSLSDMLKGKQGRFRQNLLGKRVDYSGRSVIVVGPELKLHECGLPKEMAVELFKPFIIRKLIERGLVKTVKSAKKLVEKKTQDVYEILERIIDGHPVILNRAPTLHRLGIQAFQPVLVEGRAIRIHPMVCTAFNADFDGDQMAVHVPLSYDAQLEARVLMLSSHNILSPSNGSPIVHPTQDQVLGCYYLTKSKPGDIGEGKTFSSPAEVNIAYNNGKVGLHARIKVRIEGKMVETTTGRIIFNRIVPLELGFINELLNKKRVITLVHEVFRKCGNYRTAAFLDDIKEIGFTYATKGGLSVSVSDVVIPKEKEEVVSKANADVNKVENQYMRGFITNGERYNKVIDIWTRATNRVAERLFDNIQHDRNGFNALYMMVDSGARGSKEQVRQLAGMRGLMAKPQKSMSGATGELIENPIIANFREGLSILEYFISTHGARKGLADTALKTADAGYLTRRLVDVSQDCIIAMNDCGTIRGVITSALKEGEDVKEPLAERILGRVSVHDVIDPITGNVLVKAGEEIDEENSTAISETSIESVEIRSVLTCEAPRGVCAKCYGRDLTNASLVEMGTAVGIIAAQSIGEPGTQLTLRTFHTGGTASLIAAQSQIVSKFDGKVKYEGIKALRQEDGEGKYIVIGRSGIINILDSDNRILTKYDVPYGSTMIAVDGANIKKGELIYEWDPYNAVIITEHAGVIKYQDLKDNVTYREEPDEQTGHIQKVVIDTRDRTLTPTIVINAEDGQKIGSYIIPTRSHIVVNDGEAIKAGTIIVKIPRDSGKTRDITGGLPRVTELFEARSPADPAVVSEIDGTIKFGVQKRGAREIIVTSVDGKDERHYLVPMGKHVLVQEHDVVRSGERLSDGSIDPHDILRIKGVSAVQEYLVNEIQEVYRMQGVKINDKHIEVIVRQMMQKVHILDPGDTHFLEDDYVDVHQVNIENNQLKDLVVVESKGDSKLKNGQAINKKKIREINMELKKKSKRVVEIREAEPTTTEPVLLGITSAALSTDSFVSAASFQETTKVLTDAAIEGKIDLLLGLKENVIMGHLIPAGTGLKKFKNLIVVPNAENPPISASDLLDLGTDDEYSSDPKLERVIIE
- the rpoB gene encoding DNA-directed RNA polymerase subunit beta — encoded protein: MKTQSNVASRRISFGKIPEVVITPDLLNVQLDSWEQFLQATVPANKRKIQGLEQCFKMNFPIMDARENYILEYVEYYVEKPKYTVIECQERGLTFAVPLKAKLRLSTKSDDGNSWVETVEEVVYLGNLPAMTNRGTFIINGAERVVVSQLHRSPGVFFDETIHPNGMSIYTARIIPMRGSWVEFATDISNVMYVYIDRKKKFPVTTLLRALGYSSDDEILMLFNLIEEVDAQKADLSEYFNRVVSSDVVDKKTGEIIITKDTIFDDDLAKRAKKSNIKKLKFFKHEGTGENSVIANTIQKDTARTDEEALNAIYQQLRSGDAPDLDTAKNLLDRLFFNEKRYDLGDVGRYRMNAKLQLDIPVTTTTLTKADIISIINYLLALQQGKKSVDDIDHLGNRRVRTVGEQISQQFNIGLVRMSRTIRERLSVRDQEKITPQDLVNARTITSVINAFFGTNQLSQFMDQTNPLAEITHKRRMSALGPGGLTRERAGFEVRDVHYTHYGRLCPIETPEGPNIGLISSLCIHARVNEFGFIETPYRKVKNKKVTDEIEFMTAEKEDQHSIVQAGRIVDEHGHFLNDRLSARFQSDYLIKKPEEIQYIDVAPNQIVSAAAALIPFLEHDDANRALMGSNMQRQAVPLIRPQTPIVGTGLEKKVASDARTIIYAEKDGVVEFIDANRIIMNYNVDESSVENILSFEDKQHVEYRLIKFFRTNQDTTINQKAVVRPGQKVKKGDVLADGCATEDGELALGRNVVVAFMPWRGYNFEDAIILNEKVVSEDIFTSIHIEEFELQVRDTKRGEEELTAEIPNVSEEAVKDLDENGVVRVGAEVKEGDILIGKITPKGETESSPEEKLLKAIFGEKAGDVKDASLKAPPGMKGVVIGTKLFSRKKKDSDTKKEEKRQVEHLDRMLKKDLKEVHALFARKLGLLLEGEKTSGIRDASGDIVFRAGVQLKKDTFEAIEELDKLDFESDWFEDKHKSSLVHKLYHNYSRRVTELGDYYKHEKTKIMLGDELPSGIVQMAKVYVAKKRKVSVGDKMAGRHGNKGVVSKIVPQEDMPFLADGTPVDIVLNPLGVPSRMNLGQLFETALGMAGLKLNIRYASPIFDGASMEDVQAELTKAGLSTTSRTTLYDGRTGESFDQQVTVGCIYMMKLSHLVDDKIHARSIGPYSLITQQPLGGKAQFGGQRFGEMEVWALEAYGAANVLQEILTVKSDDVTGRAKLYECIVKGENLPEPNVPESFNVLVRELMGLGLDVKVE
- the rplL gene encoding 50S ribosomal protein L7/L12, whose translation is MSPIVQELVEKIEKLTLLEASELKKALEDKFGVTAAAPMMMAGAMPGAAAAAPAAEEKTEFTVVLKEAGAQKINVIKVVRAATGLGLKEAKDLVDGAPKPVKESINKDEAEKLKKELEEAGATVELK
- a CDS encoding 50S ribosomal protein L10, translated to MKKSEKDQIIAEVEQEISKAQGLYFTDFSGITVEQVTELRREFRKAGCGYRVAKNTLIKKALERVTGYDNVYEKLVGPTGIAFGYEDPTAPARVIKKFNEKHGKLQAKVCVLDKQVFDGSQLDALSKLPSRNELIAGIIGGIQSPMAGLAGAISAVMRDLASVIGEIEKKKAA